The following is a genomic window from Chionomys nivalis chromosome 24, mChiNiv1.1, whole genome shotgun sequence.
CTAGCATGTTAGAGACCTTCAGCTTAACTTCTACcaccataaacaaaacaaacaaaaattccaatcaatggtatatttttataatctcagCTCTTAGGAGGGAAAGATAGGAGGATTTGGGTTTTGAGATGAGCCTGGGCTATacggcaagatcctgtctcaaaaaaacaaaacaaaacaaaaaacccaaacaaacaaacaaacaaaaaaccaagaggGTAAAAAATGGTCAAATTTTACCCATCAAAAGTTACagggtgccgggcggtggtggcgcacgcctttaatcccagcacttgggaggcagaggcaggcggatctctgtgagttcgagaccagcctggtctacagagctagttccaggacaggctccaaaaccacagagaaaccctgtctcgaaaaaccaaaaaaaaaaccaaccaaacaaaaaaagctacagGGTGTGAAAAGTGAAAATGTAAGTTCATTTGCTTTGAGAATAAAGTACTAGGCACCTTGCCCACATACTGAGGCATTCAGAGTCTACTGTAGCCACAGTCCCTTGGGAGATCATGGTGGAGCTATCACCGCAACCAGGCAAAAGCAGAGGAAGAGGCTGTGGGGGTGGGCGAGGCAAAACACAAACCCCAGAGGCTCAGGACTCAGTTATTTAACTAGGTCTTAACACCTAAAATGTCACCTCCCCTAAATCTCTGATTAGGTCAGAGCCACTTCCCCAAAAATCATCCCTGACCGTTATACTAGAACTACACCTTCCAGAAATGAGAATCCGGGAGGTATTTCAGATCCAAACTAAATTCTACCTCCAGCCCTAAATGTTCAAGCCCATCCCCATGAGAATGCATTCATCTATCTCTAAGAGTGAGAGAATCTCTCAGAAGTCCAGGTCTAAAGTCTCAGAGATTGGGGCAACTGAGTTGTGAGCacttgtaaaaatgaaaacacagcttaCACACATTCCACAGCACAACTCCCATTCcaaaagaaaggaatgaggaAATGCAAGGAAGACAAAAGCAAGGTGAAATCTCGGTAGGGCAAGCATAAAATCAGCAGCATGGTGTAACATGAGGCTTGTTCTGGGCACTCATAAAAATGTactcatccaaaaaaaaaaaaaaccaacaaacaataacaacaacaacaaagcccacccacgctgggtaatggtggcgcacacctttaataacagcacttgggaggcagaggcagatggatttccgtgagttcgaggccaacctggtctacagcaggagttccaggacagtcagggctattacacagagaaacttcgtctcaaaaaacaataaaaaagtactCATTAAATTACaataattaactaattaactTACTCAAAGATCAAACAACTcggagttttttgctttttttaccTTGCATGAATCTTGAGATTGCTAGAAGTTGCAAACTGTAAATTGCACACATCACATTTATAGGGTTTTTCCTCACCATGATGCATGCGACTGTGGAAGACCAGTTGGCATTTCTGAGCAAACCCTTTATCGCACAGTTCACATTTGTATGGCCTTTCCCCTGAAAGAACAATAATATTTGtattaggaaggaaaaaaaatcctgtttaaCTTGCTAAAGTTATAAACTTTGAAGGCTTTAAGAGCACTAACAGTACTGGTTTTTGTCTTAGAGAAAATGGTAACTTCTAAGTAACAAAAGCAAATGGGATGTCCTTCCAGACTACTGAAAACACTAACTAGCAGGAAAGAAATTCATCATAACAGTGAAAGGcaagaaaaatgtataaaacacAATGTGTACTATGTGTACTAATGGATGCTCACACTTTGCCAGCAGATCATGTAAAACagataaacagagaaactgaTAGAGAACAATGTTCAAAAACCAATAGTCTAGGAACAAGTAAAAAGAAGTATTGGTAATACGTAAATATTggactgaggtttttttttttttttttttttttttttttggctttttgagacagggtttctctgtggttttggagcctggaactagctcttgtagaccaggctggtcttgaactcacagagatccgcctgcctctgcctcccgagtgctgggattaaaggcgtgcgccaccaccgcccggcttggactGAGTTTTAATATTGTCTCTGTTAAATACTTTAAAAGCTAGAACCAAGCCAGGCCTAATGGCACAGCTCTAAAATCCTAACTACTCTGGAGGCTGATGCAGGGGCACTGCAAATCCAAGACTTACAaggtaagttcaaggccatcttgaaCAACttagcaagacactgtctcaaataaaaaagccATCTGTGGAAGGGTGAAGCACTACAGCTTAGTGGTGGAGTACTTGCACAGTATGTtcaaggccctaggttccatACCCAGCTAGGGCCTGGGGTTAGGACCAAGTTTATGCTTATAAGAGAAAATGGTGTAAGAACCTGATGCACTAGAACTTAAAGTACCAACTATAACAACAAGCTGTTAATACTTGATTACAATTACGAATAAGATTTTAAGAGTCTAATGctaaaacattttacaaataaaagaacACGGCCAATTTTGTGGAAAGGCCATCAATGCTGTGTGCTAATATCTCTACTGGCTGGAGATGCAACTTAGTAGCACAGGGTGTGCTCAGTGGAGGCCTTGGGCTCAGTCCCTAGAAccaaacagaacagaaaccaaaacaacacaagCCATTGCAgaacaggaaaacaaagcagtCTCACCTGTATGAGTTCTTACGTGTGTTTTCAGCTGGTTACACTGGGTAAAAGCCTTTCCACACAAGTGGCAGACATAGGGTTTGACTCCTTTATGTATTCTCATGTGCCTTCTCAAGCTGCTGGCTTCTGAAAACACCTTCCCGCATGTGTTACACATTGGCTTGGTCTTGGAATACCGCTGATCCAGCTCTTCGCCAGTGCTCTCCAGGTCATAGGGACTCTTTACACTGGCTATATTAGACATGGAGTGTTCTTTCAGAGCACAGTGTGACTGTGACTTGCCGCGTTTCCGTTTGACTGTAACAGTTTGCACAATATCTTGTGCTGGAAAAGTATTTTCCACAACTGAGGTCAACTCGAGTTCTGAATTATCATTTCCCTGGATGACTTGTTCGTTTACAGGTGAGGACAACTTACCTGTATCTAGGAACAGCTCCACAGGCGAACTCTCTAAAACATCACTGGGGTATTGCGCTGCTTTATTCTGTACTGGTTTCTGTGGATTGAaagcctttttcttctttttactttgaGACGATTTCTTTGCCAATACCCGTTGTTTAGGATTTGCCTGAACTAAGTCTGTGGATACTTCTGACTTCTCCCGATTGTTATAATCTCGAAGACTTAGAAGACAGGTCTGTTGATTCAATTCAATGTTTGCAGTAATACTAGATATTTCTGTAGAAGAGGGACTAGCAATAAAAGCAAAGTCTTCCATCTTTATCTTACATTTAGTAACTACCTCTTCTACTTTGAGATAGTCAGCAGCCTGATGAATTTCTTTAACATTCCAACTGTAAGGAAACAAGGCTCGATGACAATATTCTGATCAAAAGGAAAACCTGAAGCAAGTGCACATACACCTGAAtgccttttaaagaaataatgaagcagaattctggaaagatttaaactaagtaaaaaatttataaaatgtaatttgacAGAATGTTTGAACAGGTATCTCTGATTATATagatactaaaaaaataaaaagaatgcccACTTATAGAGGTTGAtgaataacaaaatgttttattttctgactgcttaaaaaaacaaaaaccaaacaaaacaaaaacatttgaaTTGAAAAATGGTTGTTGGGTGGTCAGTAAGCTGGCTCCACAGGTACAAGCATTAGCTGAGCAAGCCCAAAGACCCAAAAACCCATGTAAGATCCgatgtgatggtgcatacctggTATCTCAGCGCTCCTACAGCAGAGACacacaagaccctgcctcagcaaGAAAGAGGAACCAGTCCCAGAAtggtcctctgatgtccacatgtatgctgtggtACACACGGGTGCATCTGcactcacaaaaacacacacaggcagagacaggcggatctctgtgagttcaaggccagcctggtctacaagagctagttccaggacaggctccaaaaccacagagaaaccctgtctcgaaaaaaaaaaaaaaaaaaactgggagggACAAAGGTTTTGAATTTTGAATGTGCTGACCTCTCTCTAGCTCAGCTTACTGCCAGGAAAGTGTATCACGTTAGCTTTGTATGAGAGACAAACCACACTGTTCAATATCCCAGTCAAATTGATCATCTGCTGGGAGTACAAGACAAGGGTAACTGCTATATTTAGCACTGGGTCTAGCATTCTATGAATTAACCAAGGTGAGGGAACATTGCTGGCTTAAAATTCCTCGGTTGTAAAAACAAGAGTTTAGTTGATattaaattattgattttttaagaGGGGATAAAATTTGAAGcaaagcctggcggtggtggcgcacgcctttaatcccagcactcgggaggcagaggcaggtggatctctgtaagttcgagaccagcctggtctacaagagctagttccaggacagactccaaaaccacagagaaaccctgtctcaaaaaagaaaaaaaaaatttgaagcaaaataaaaaataatcagtgCATTGACTTATTTGGAATTTCCAAGACTATCCTGCAAGTGCGCTAATCTCTGACCACCACCTAGTCACACTCTGTCTCAGAGAGTTCCACTGTGCTGTACTTTTGCCTCATTTAGTGTTCTCCTGGctgtttaaaatgtcttttatgaCAATCATTTTCAACTCATTGAAGAGCCATATGAGTGAATGTGAAAACCTATTCccccaatgaaaatattttattctatggGAAAATTCATTCAAGTTTTTAAACTTATTACATATCAACTTCTGGCATATATTGTGTCTGAGTCTCCCCCTACATAAGAAAATATTattcaataaattattttcttatggCTCATTGTGGTAATTTTTAGAATATATCATGAATCTTTACAATTGAGTTAATTCtccatttgtaaaaataaaagtctgtGTCCCAAACATATATCAGAAAATGTACTTTATATGTATGTTACAGCATCACCACTGACAATAAACATTTCATTATACATATTTTCATAGAAAACAAAGCTTACTCTACCACTTAATATATTTAACTAAATCTCAAAGTATATTTGTGCTTTGTGTTCAATCAAATGAATCACCAAACAGATAAGGTGAAATAAACgcttaaaaaaatctaatagcaTTAATTAGGTCACATACTAACTGTATAATGCCAAAACAATAATCTCCACAAATTACTCCAAAGCTTATAATCTCAGTTAAGACACTGGATGAAGAAAACCAATCAAgagtttttcttcaaagactgatCTTCTTGTTGCTCTTAAGAAGGACtacagttcagttctcagtacccgccgggcggtggtggcgcacgcctttaatcccagcactcgggaggcagaggcaggtggatctctgtgagttcgagaccagcctggtctacaagagctagttccaggacaggctccaaaaccacagagaaaccctgtctcgaaaaaccaaaaaaaaaaaacaaacagttctcagtacccacaccaggtagctcaaGCTCCTAAGGGCCCAGTGCTCTTTTCTAGTCTCCAAGGCCATTCACAAACACgtgaaaaaaaattagtaaaacaaatctttgtttgaagacagggttttgctatagttttggagcctgtcctggaactagctctagtagaccaggttggccttgaactcacagagatccgcctgcctctgcctcctgagtgctaggattaaagtgtaccaccacagccctgCATAAATCTTTTTTGGAAAAGGTGTTTTTATGATATGTGTTAAGCAACAGTGCTTCCAAACTCCTTTTTATCTTTTGGATAGTCACTGAAAGTCATTTAATTATGTATAACAATTCTCAAGGGCTGTGCCTGGGGAAGTTCAGTGGGAGAATGCTTGGGTAGATTAACAAGAAGCACTGGGTTCAATCCTAATCAAGACAAACACATATtctctcccgccctccctccttcccttgctGCCCCCCCTTTGTCTGtatcccccacccctcaccaagagatacaaagaaatcaagtaaCTTGTTAAAACCAAGAAATAACCAAGGCAATCTAGCTCTTAAGATCACTTAATATTCTACTATAttgcttctttccctccctttttatcagagagaaagaaagacattcattttggggggctggagagatggctcagcaattaagagcactggttgcttttccaaaggacctgggtttccctcctagcacccacatccagttccaggggatccaaacgccctcttctggcttccatgggcaccagacatgcaagtgctgcagacatacacacaggctaAAACAAACACCCATACAATGAAACAATAAGTTTTTTAATGagatatatttttgttaattatgtgcatgtgtatgtgtagagaAAGTGTGATTtgagtgcagatgcccacagaaacagaagagagcaTTAAATTTCTCTAGAGCTGAgcttacagaaagttgtgagtcACCCTGAGTGCTGTGAACTTAgagtcatctgcaagagcagttgaatgaaaaaaaaaaaaaggacatgacCGCTCCTAGGTATAGTGGAAGAGAAgatttattgtagataaaagggagaggATAGGCAGAAGCAGGAcatctgggagaatccagagttgAACCTGAGTTGCAGGAGGGTGCCAACCAAGAGGAGCAACCTGGGCCAAGatgagaggcagagggaagggtgAAGGGACTGGACAGAAGGTGTCTgcgaggagagagagaacagaatggggggggggggcgtttatCGGTGGGACCAAAGGTTTAGTTTGGCTTCCGGGTGGGAGGCAGCAGTTTCGATAGGACATAAGACAAGGAACAGAAGGTGTAAGGGCAAGAGGTAGAAGAAAGTAGAGACATGCAGAATCTCTGAGAGGAAggctaggaggaagaagagggagagggagcctCCTTCAGTCTCTCCATACCCACAGAGATGGCAAAGCTTAGGAGATATAAGGGCCATTCTTGAGTGCTACGGTGCACCAGTAATGCTGGGTTTGAGCgggagtttctttcttttttttttttttttttttggtttttcgagacagggtttctctctgtggttttggacctgtcctggaactagctcttgtagaccaggctggtctggaactcacagagatctgcctgcctctgcctcccgagtgctgggattaaaggcgtgcgccaccactgcccggcttgagcGGGAGTTTCTTGAGCCAGTCTCATTACTAATGGTGGTTGGTAAGCCAGGGTCTTGAGTGGTCAATAGGGAGGTCATTGGGAAAAAAGGATTGTCACCCAAGCCCTGCCACCAAGAAAGAGGCAAATTGGTCTGAAAAAGAAACCCAGGGACCCATTGACAGAATTGCTAAATTGTTAGGAACAGACACCGGATTTTGGCAGAATAACCTCCAGCCAAGCTAAACTGAATGGAATGTGCCTGCCAGCCATATTGGAAAGCATGGTGAGGTGCATCTTTCCACCCCCACAAGGCAGAGCAGGCACACAGAATGGTCAACGGTCATCACCTGATGTCGTGGGGACGGTCAGGATGGCTAGTAAGAAAAAACTCACCAACTAGCTGCTGTTGGATGAAGAGGGCAGGTGCCAGATGGTTCAGAAAGTACGAGAACTGAGTCGGGGGAGGGGAGCTCCTACAATCTTTAACCAGAAGCAATCAATCAAAACGTCCAATTAATCAATTATTTACCACTTTTAAATAACTGTGGGAGATTAATTTATCACTGCTGATTATTCCCATAAAACATGTCTAAAACATGAATacttccttttcaaaaaaaaaaattaaacagcatTTTGGTTCTAGCATGAGTAAGAAGTACATTCTCTCGCCGGTgctggtagtgcatgcctttaatcccagaacttgggaggcagaggcaggcagatctctgtgagttcgaggccagcagggtctacacgagctagttccaagacaggctccaaagctacagagaaaccctgtctcgagaaaccaaaaaagtaCATTCTCATAAGAAGCTGCAAGACACAAGGAAAGGATCTCaattgtgtacatgcatacatctGCAGAGATGGTCTGGAAAAGAATGTGTACAAAAACAGTGCTTTCCAGTAGGCAGCAGAATTTTacagttctttctccttctaaTCTTCATTTGAGGAATGTAGaagcaaacagggcaaagaggaaagaatataaaatataaagtaaactAACGCTTGTTGCAAGGTGGGGCTTCAATTAAGTCTTCACTTCGCCTTTAAAGCAATACTAATAGTAATGACCACCTTACATCTACGAGGAGACTAAGGCCCAGAAAGGGCTTATTAAAGGAGATATAGGACCACCCAGCCAGGAAGATCTAATTCCAATGTCtgtaatgttttttgttttttttttttgtttttcgagacagggtttctctgtggttttggagcctgtcctggaactagctctgtagaccaggctggtctcgaactcacagagatccacctgcctctgcctcccaagtgctgggattaaaggcgtgtgccaccaccgcccggctgtctgtaatgtttttttcttttagtagttctggctggcctggaactcacagagatccgcctgcctctgcatgtcaaactctggaattaaaggcctgtactgcCATGAATGACTTGTAAATCTGTTCTATCAATCAATACTCTACTCGTGTCATGCTTCGTACAAGAAACgaaggaaagaaagcatgcaTAATTTGACCAAATTCTCTTTGGTTTTGCCCTCTCTACCAAGTAGGAATATATCACTATTAGTCTAATTTGTATAGAAGGACACAATATATCTGCACAATAAGAGTCTGAAGAACCTACTATTGAAAGGGCAGCAGCATCTTCTGACACAGCAGTACGTGTGCATTCATCTGCACGCGTACATGCagatgtacatgtgtttgtgtgcggTGGCCACAGATGACGCTAGCTGTCTTCCTCTGCTACTTCTCACCTTCtcttatgagacagggtctctcacagacaccgctaggcaggctggctggctagtgggATCCAGAGAACCACCTGTGCCCACCCTGGTGCACTGTTCTTACAAAAATGCTTTCgttttggtgctggggaccaaaaaTCAGCTACTCATTCTGACGTGGCTGGCACCCAAGCACTGGAGGCGTCGCTGGAGCCCAATACTTAAGAGTCTTAAGAGAAGCACAGCAAACCTCTGGCTTGATTAAGCTTTGGGTAGgttaacaacagcaacagagtTCTTGTTCCTCATCTTCACACAAAGTGCTGGTTTAGAAGCACAGTCAGGACGTTCTGTGCATGGCTATTTAGAGCTGCAATGGAAGGCGCCAGGATGTGAGCCCAGAGGTGGTCCTTTCAACACTCTACTCCAAATACCTCATAAGCAGAAGGCCTGAGGACCACGAAGCCCAAAAGCAATGAGAAACTGAAATTTACTTAGAATCTACCATTTAAAATTCACATTTGCGAAATTCaaataaagattctttttttttttgagtaaataaGTACGTTGGACAGAACTCTTGATGTTAAGGTGTGCTTTTTTGTGATTATCAAACATTTTTTCATCCTAAACAGAGCTACTGaagtcatgtgtgtgtatgagtattgtatatagtatgtatacttatatacacatatacacacatataaacacatatgtgcgtgcatgcatataGGGTGCACATTAAGACTGAGGATGAGTGTGCCGTGAATGGGAAACTATGAATGCACTGTAGCTCTAAAGGCCATCTGCCTAGCTTTCATAACTGAGCAAAAACGTGTACTTTACCTGTCGAGATTTAAAGTTCCTGTATATATAAACTCCAACAGTTTCTGAAATCCGTCAGCCTTCACCTGACTCTGATCAAGAAAAACATTGTTCTCAGAAGTGCTTCTGTAGATCGCACCAAAATACTCACTAAAGGAGGCAAGCACATTCCTGTGCGCCTTAAACTGGATGTCTCCAATCACTACGGTACAGTCACAGAGAAAGCCGGCTTCCCGCTGTTTGTTCAGTCTCTCTAAAAGGTGCTCACAGTGGTGCGAATACTGCATTTTGGTATCAGAATTTTACCCTTGATCTGAAAGACAAGAAGAGACAGTGAAGTCAATAAGCATCAGCTATCATGAGACACCCACCCAAGCAGAGGTAGGGAAGGGTGGAGAAGGGTCAAAGGCTAAACAGGACAAACAGAGAGAGCTCTTACTTTGCGCCTCCACCCCGCTCCCGCATAGCCTCATCAAACACACGCGGTGactgtctttctttgttttactgaACTAGGACGCCAATGCAATAAACGATGGCGAACAAAGTCAATTTCATGAGTTGTAAAAAAAAGGTCTTAAAATCCTAAACTTTTAGAGTTGACCCCTCAAACTTTCAAGCTCAGAAGAAATATTTACCTGAAGGTGCCTAAACAAATAAACTGAGAAATGACTCCTTGAGGCACGGGGATAAGAACGCGATGCGAGGTGTTTTCATTGCTCTCTGGTCACTGAAACCTGTAGGCTTAGACGGGGTGGTTCCTCCCTAGCGCTAGGCAGGTGCTAGGGGGGCGGGAACGCCCCGACCAGACGAGGGCTGTCAAAGGCCCCGCCACTCCCCAGAGGCGGACACACCCCTCGCCTGCCCGCGGCCAGCCTGGCAGCCTCCGGGTGACAGCCCCAGCCAGTCCGCCCGGGCCTCCGctgccctgccctcctcccagctCGCACTCCCGCGAGTTCCCACGGCACGGGCTGCAGCTCCGGCCACCGCGGACGCTGCCCCTCCCAGGACAGCTCCTTCACCCCGAAACGCGCTCGACCTCCGAGGCGCCAGGCCACGCAGGACCTCGGGAGCCAAGATCGCGAGGACCGCGGGCCGGGCAGAGGGCGGCACTCACCGGTAGCCGCCCAAGGGAAACAGTTTCTTCACTCTCTCGCCGCCATCTTGGGAGGACGTCACCGCGGCGCCccgcctctcccttcctcctccgcTGCGGCGTCACGTCCGGACGTGCGGTCCGGGGTGGGCACCGGCGCTAGGACTCCAGAGGTCCGCCAGGGCGGGCGAGCTGGTTCTCAGAGGCCTACCGTCCCGGCATGCCCGGCCGCCGGGACACATTTCCAGTGCTCACTCACATCCTACGCCAGACGCTCACCTGGTCAGCCCGCAGCATCTGGGCCGACCCCCGGCTCGAGTGCACAGCCCGCCTCTGCGGGAGCCGCGCTGCGCACTGCATGCTGGGACTtgtagttctctttctctcctgtcct
Proteins encoded in this region:
- the Mynn gene encoding myoneurin isoform X2 — translated: MQYSHHCEHLLERLNKQREAGFLCDCTVVIGDIQFKAHRNVLASFSEYFGAIYRSTSENNVFLDQSQVKADGFQKLLEFIYTGTLNLDSWNVKEIHQAADYLKVEEVVTKCKIKMEDFAFIASPSSTEISSITANIELNQQTCLLSLRDYNNREKSEVSTDLVQANPKQRVLAKKSSQSKKKKKAFNPQKPVQNKAAQYPSDVLESSPVELFLDTGKLSSPVNEQVIQGNDNSELELTSVVENTFPAQDIVQTVTVKRKRGKSQSHCALKEHSMSNIASVKSPYDLESTGEELDQRYSKTKPMCNTCGKVFSEASSLRRHMRIHKGVKPYVCHLCGKAFTQCNQLKTHVRTHTGERPYKCELCDKGFAQKCQLVFHSRMHHGEEKPYKCDVCNLQFATSSNLKIHARKHSGEKPYVCDRCGQRFAQASTLTYHVRRHTGEKPYVCDTCGKAFAVSSSLITHSRKHTGERPFICELCGNSYTDIKNLKKHKAKVHSGTDKTPDGSVEDRALSEQDPTQRSPLSETLDVKPSEMTLPLALPLGTEDHMLLPVTDSQSPTSDTLLRATGNGYSEPQLIFLQQLY
- the Mynn gene encoding myoneurin isoform X3, with product MQYSHHCEHLLERLNKQREAGFLCDCTVVIGDIQFKAHRNVLASFSEYFGAIYRSTSENNVFLDQSQVKADGFQKLLEFIYTGTLNLDSWNVKEIHQAADYLKVEEVVTKCKIKMEDFAFIASPSSTEISSITANIELNQQTCLLSLRDYNNREKSEVSTDLVQANPKQRVLAKKSSQSKKKKKAFNPQKPVQNKAAQYPSDVLESSPVELFLDTAQDIVQTVTVKRKRGKSQSHCALKEHSMSNIASVKSPYDLESTGEELDQRYSKTKPMCNTCGKVFSEASSLRRHMRIHKGVKPYVCHLCGKAFTQCNQLKTHVRTHTGERPYKCELCDKGFAQKCQLVFHSRMHHGEEKPYKCDVCNLQFATSSNLKIHARKHSGEKPYVCDRCGQRFAQASTLTYHVRRHTGEKPYVCDTCGKAFAVSSSLITHSRKHTGEKPYICGICGKSFISSGELNKHFRSHTGERPFICELCGNSYTDIKNLKKHKAKVHSGTDKTPDGSVEDRALSEQDPTQRSPLSETLDVKPSEMTLPLALPLGTEDHMLLPVTDSQSPTSDTLLRATGNGYSEPQLIFLQQLY
- the Mynn gene encoding myoneurin isoform X1; the protein is MQYSHHCEHLLERLNKQREAGFLCDCTVVIGDIQFKAHRNVLASFSEYFGAIYRSTSENNVFLDQSQVKADGFQKLLEFIYTGTLNLDSWNVKEIHQAADYLKVEEVVTKCKIKMEDFAFIASPSSTEISSITANIELNQQTCLLSLRDYNNREKSEVSTDLVQANPKQRVLAKKSSQSKKKKKAFNPQKPVQNKAAQYPSDVLESSPVELFLDTGKLSSPVNEQVIQGNDNSELELTSVVENTFPAQDIVQTVTVKRKRGKSQSHCALKEHSMSNIASVKSPYDLESTGEELDQRYSKTKPMCNTCGKVFSEASSLRRHMRIHKGVKPYVCHLCGKAFTQCNQLKTHVRTHTGERPYKCELCDKGFAQKCQLVFHSRMHHGEEKPYKCDVCNLQFATSSNLKIHARKHSGEKPYVCDRCGQRFAQASTLTYHVRRHTGEKPYVCDTCGKAFAVSSSLITHSRKHTGEKPYICGICGKSFISSGELNKHFRSHTGERPFICELCGNSYTDIKNLKKHKAKVHSGTDKTPDGSVEDRALSEQDPTQRSPLSETLDVKPSEMTLPLALPLGTEDHMLLPVTDSQSPTSDTLLRATGNGYSEPQLIFLQQLY
- the Mynn gene encoding myoneurin isoform X4 — its product is MEDFAFIASPSSTEISSITANIELNQQTCLLSLRDYNNREKSEVSTDLVQANPKQRVLAKKSSQSKKKKKAFNPQKPVQNKAAQYPSDVLESSPVELFLDTGKLSSPVNEQVIQGNDNSELELTSVVENTFPAQDIVQTVTVKRKRGKSQSHCALKEHSMSNIASVKSPYDLESTGEELDQRYSKTKPMCNTCGKVFSEASSLRRHMRIHKGVKPYVCHLCGKAFTQCNQLKTHVRTHTGERPYKCELCDKGFAQKCQLVFHSRMHHGEEKPYKCDVCNLQFATSSNLKIHARKHSGEKPYVCDRCGQRFAQASTLTYHVRRHTGEKPYVCDTCGKAFAVSSSLITHSRKHTGEKPYICGICGKSFISSGELNKHFRSHTGERPFICELCGNSYTDIKNLKKHKAKVHSGTDKTPDGSVEDRALSEQDPTQRSPLSETLDVKPSEMTLPLALPLGTEDHMLLPVTDSQSPTSDTLLRATGNGYSEPQLIFLQQLY